The Pirellulales bacterium genomic sequence CCACGTAACCAGCGGCTTCTTCGGCGGCGGTTGATTCCCCGACCACGGCCAGCAATTCTGCCAAAATCATGCTGGTGGCGCCCCAAATTTTGTATTCCTGCCAGGCGAAATGCGGCGCTGTGAACCGTAAACTGCCGCGCTGCTGCACGTGCTGGCCGCGGCACGACGGGGCAAGTAAATCCGCCAGCGGAATTTGCAGCATCTCTTGCACCTCGGCCGG encodes the following:
- a CDS encoding CoA pyrophosphatase; protein product: LPGGMIEPGETSEEAAVRELEEELGIASNRVLLLGQLSPLYLFGTNFLISPWVAAVWGEVQLRPNPAEVQEMLQIPLADLLAPSCRGQHVQQRGSLRFTAPHFAWQEYKIWGATSMILAELLAVVGESTAAEEAAGYVAG